DNA from Bacteroidota bacterium:
AGCTATAGAAGTGAAATGGAGCAATCAAACACGACCTAAAGCATTTTACTCCTTAGAGTCACTTTACCCGGGAATAAAAACAAAGGTTATAACAACAAAAGAATTTTTGCAGGTGCTTTAAAGTATTTAATTTAGGGATAGATTAACAATTAGTTACAGGTTACAGGATACAGGCTTCATGCTGTAGGTAGTTTGAGTATGGGTATTGAGTGATGAGCTGCAACCTGCAACCTGCAACCTGTGACTTTTTGTTAATGTTTCCCAATATTCATATCCATTAATTTGTTTATTCCATTCAAAAAAAGTTTATTTAATCTATTTTTGCATAAAGCATAATATTTATGGCAATATTCTCCGTCCCCAACATACGCATCAAAGGTATGGCAGCAGCCGTGCCAAAAAATGAGGTAAGCAACCGCGATTACAAATGGATCCCGGTGAAAGACCGCGAATCGGTCATTAAAAACATCGGCGTGGAAAAAAAACGCCACGCACCCAAAGGCATGACCACCTCCGACCTTTGTTTTGCTGCAACGGAAAAACTACTGGAAGATCTCAAATGGGACAAAAACGATATTCAGGCCCTGATTCTGGTCACACAATCAGGTGATTACATTGTACCGGCAACTGCCCCCATCCTGCAGGACAGGCTTGGCCTCCCGCTAACCTGCTTGGCACTCGACATTAACCTGGGTTGTTCCGGCTACGTTTACGGGCTTTCCATGATAGGCAGCCTGATGAGCAATGGACAGATCACCAAAGCTTTGCTGCTGGTCGGCGATCTTTCCAATGTTACTTCATCCTACAGGGACAAAAGCACCTATCCTTTATTCGGAGATTCCGGCACAGTGACTGCCATCGAATACGATGAAACCGCTCCTGCCATCCCGTTCAACCTGCAAACCGATGGTGCCGGACATAAAGCCATCATGATACCGGACGGAGGAGTGCGTAATCTGTTCGGGAAAAGATCACTGGAGTTCAGGAAATACGGCAAAGGTATATACAGAACCAGGATGCACGTTGTCCTGGACGGCATTGAAGTATTTAATTTTTCGCTCAGAGAGGTCGTCCCGAACATCAAAAAAACCCTGAAATACGCCGAAAAATCGGTCGACGACTTTGACTACATCATTTTCCACCAGGCCAACAAACTGATTAACGAAACTTTGCGTAAGATGCTGAAAGTGGATAAAGAAAAGGTCCCCTACTCCATCCAAAAGTATGGAAATACCAGCGGAGCCTCTGTTCCCCTGACTATCATCTCAGAACTAAGGGATGAAATAACAAGTAAAAAACTTAACCTTGTTTTAACAGCTTTCGGGATTGGATTATCATGGGGAACAGCGTTGGTGGAACTGGACAGGATCGTGTGCCCGGAGATTGTGGAGATATAGAGGGGAGAGGATAGAGGATAGAGGGGAGAGGGGAGAGGGGAGAAGGGAGAAAAGAGATGAGAGATGAGAGATGAGAGGTGAGAGGTGAGAATGGATTGAAACTTGTAACCTGAAACATCCAGCGCCCAGAATCCAAAGTCATTAACCATATAACCATATAACCATATAATATTCAATGAACGCTTTTGATCTTACAGGAAAAATAATTTTAATAACCGGAGCTTCTTCCGGGTTGGGCCGGCAATGCGCCATAACCATCAGCCGGTATGGAGGTACCGTGATTGCCACCGGAAGGAATCCTGAAAAACTGCAGAAAACATTTGACAGCCTTGAAGGTGATCGTCATTTACAAATAGCTGCTGATCTTACAAAGCAGGAAGACATCGACAAGCTCACAGAGCAACTGCCTGTTCTGAACGGGGTAATTTACAGCACCGGTATCTCCGACCTCAACCCAGCCCGGTTTGTTACACAGGAGATCCTGAAAAAGACTTTCAGCATCAGCTTTGATGCATCCGTTATGCTCACAAGCCGTTTGCTGGCAAAGAAAAAGCTTGAAAAAAACAATTGCTCTCTGCTGTTCATTTCTTCCATCTCAACGCGCTACCCTTTTGTCGGCGGAGCGATGTACATCAGCGCAAAAGCAGCATTGGAAGGATATGCACGAACCCTGGCTGTTGAACTGGCACCCAAAGGGATCCGTTCCAACTGCATAGCACCGGCTTTTGTAAGAACACCCATGCTGGATGAAACAGCAACAAATTATTCCCAGGAAGCCGTCGACAAAATTGAAGCTCAACAGCTTCTGGGTTTGGGCGAACCGGAAGATGTCGCCAACACCGCCGTGTTCTTCCTGTCAGACGCATCAAAGTGGATCACGGCAACAAACTTAATCCTCGGAGGCGGATGAAGATCTCAGATCTCAGATCTCAGATCTCAGATCTCAGATCTTAGATCTGAGATCTTAAACTGAGCCTTCACCCTGGCAGACAATATAACAATATAACAGTATAACAATATAACAATATAACAATATAACAGTCATGCAACTCCACAAATACGACATAACCCTTTCCAGGCTTACCGAAGATGATATCGAAATGGTAAGGCAATGGAGAAACTCACAGCAAATCAGGCAATTCATGGAATACAGGGAGGAGATCACCCCGGAGATGCAAAAGAAATGGTTTGAATCCATTAACGACTTCTATAATTTCTATTTCATCATCGAATTTGAAGGGGAGAAAATCGGACTGATCAATACTTCCAAAGCCAATTACGATGATCAATCGTCGGAAGGCGGGATTTTCCTGTGGGATGATAAATATTACGAGACCTTTGTGCCTGTCTGGGCCTCCCTCCTCCTCCTGGAAACCAATCTTTTCCTGTTTGATGCGAGAAAATCGTATATAAAAACGCTCCACGACAACGAAAGGGCTAAAAGGCTGAACCTTCACCTGGGGTACGAACTAATGGAAGGACAGGAAAATGAATACAACCAGGAATACAAACTTACCCGGGAGAATTTTATTAAAAAAGCCAGAAAACTTATCCAGGCCGCCAGCCTGCTTTCCGAAGACAGAGGGAGAGATCATTGGATTTTCTATAACAACGAGGACATCAGATCGGGGCTTTATGATTTCATGAAAGAAAAGATGAACAGGGAATTTATAAAGTCGGAGGAAGACACACCCGAAGGGAAATACATTTATATTGAACCTACACCTTTCTGAATTTCTTTTTATTCAGCCACCAATAGGTTTTCAGGAAAATACTCAGCAGCTCCAGCAAGGCATTCCGGATGCCATAAGGTAACTTTTCCCCCCACAACATCAATGCATACATCATTCTTGCATAGGAAAGCAAAGGAAATAACTTAATAGCTAACCAGAAATTGTGACTTGTGACCTGTCTCCTGTAACCTGCTTCCTCTGCCGCTTTCCCCGCAACCAGGTCAGCCTTTCTGATCTCCTTCTCCGTCATCTTCTCCTTCCAGGATCCTATATTCTTCGCGCTGATCGGATTCAGCAGGCTCTGATGGATATACTTCAGCTCGTCCGAATTGCCGTATGCCGATTCCAACTCCTGCTTCTTCCTGTGAAAATCAAAAACTTCCTCATTATAAGGTATGTCCAGAAAACTGCAAAGCCGTGCAAAATGCTCCTGCGCGTCTTCCACCAAATCCTCGTATCGCAGGTAATAAAACCTGCCGGGGTTCTGCTTCTGTAACTTCCTGAACTGACGATAGGCAAATTTCCACCGGTAAACAACGAGCGGAACTACCGGCACCTCAAAATTCACCCGGATAAGAGAAAGGTAATTATCACGGTAATCACGATTGATATAAATGAACTTTGACCCGGGATATAGTTGTTGGATGCGTTTGATATACAGCGAATATGCCGGGTTTTTATCACCGATAAGCCGGATATCTTCTTTGGGAAATACAGATTGATAACTGAGGTACAATGTTTCCAGGATGCTCCAAAAATCATTTGCTCCCTGGCATTCCATAAGTCTTTCCCTAAGCCGGTCTTCGGTGATGAGCCAGGTTTCGAAATATCGTTGCTTCAGGATGTCCTGCACCAGCTCTTCAATATCATTCGCCTTCCAGAATTTCCGCTTCTGGTATTTCTTGTACAGACTGAGGATGACTGGGCATTCCGGCGGGACCAATACATTCGGGTGAGCCTCAAAAAGAAAGCGCAATAGGGTGGTGCCGGACCGGGGCCGGCCAATGATAAAGAAAAAAGGCGTTCCTGGTTTCATATTGTTTTTATTCACCACAGATTACACGGATTTGCACAGATTTCTATTTGATTGGTTAAATGATACTATCAAACTATTTCATTAACCTTTTATACAATGTATACATCATTATTGGCAATTTTCATTCATAATCTGTGTTAATCCGTGTAATCTCTGGTGAAAAATCTAAAATCACTGATTCTATATTTAACAATCTCCCTCACCGGCATGCCAACCACATTCGAATATACGATTAGAAACGCTACCGAGCCCAGAATATAGCTGGCATTTGTCGCCATCACCGCGCCCATAGCCCCGTAAAGCGGTATCCACCAGTAATTTAAGATCACATTCAACACCAATGCCGGGGCAAACACATAGATAGCAATTTCCGGCTTCCCGATCCCCGACAAACGGCTTCCGATGATCCTGAAAACACTGAAAAACAATATCCCGGGAAGGATATACTGCAATAAAGGCACGCTGGGAAGGAATTCTTTTCCCCAGATCAAGGGTACCAGCACGGGTGCCAGCAGGAACAACACGATGGATGCCAGCAATGCAGCCAGGAATGACAACCTCAGCAACTTTGCGGTGGTGATGTTCATTTCATCCTGGTCCTCTGCATTGGCCGTCCGGCTCATCAGTACGATACCAATGGCCAGCGGCAACTGCCACAGCACTTCCCCGATAGAGACCCCCAGGGAATAATATCCTACTTCCTGAGCCGTAGTAAGGCTTTCCAGGATGAGGATATCGATACGGTAATTCAACTGTATGATAAAAAAGGCCATAGCAAAAACGATCCCTTTGCCAACAATCCTTTTGATCACCGGAAGATCGAAACGGATACCGGCCGGGTGCTCCCTGTTAACTGTGATAATGGCCCAGGAAGAAACCGCTGCATATGCAATAAGTAATGCGAGCAATGCGCCTTGCACTTTCCATTTCAGGAAGTACACAAACACAACGACCAGGATAAGATCCAGCAGTACCGGTAACCACCGGATGATGTTGGCCCGCCGTATCTGCTCCTGACCCAGAAATATCCCTCCCGAGAACAAAGCCGCCAGGTGGGCGGGAATGATAAACATCACGGTAAGAATAATGGCCGTGCCATGCTCCTCCCGTCCCATGAAGAAAAACGTTCCTCCGGAGATCAGCATCCCGGCAAATGAAGAGATCAGCAAAACCGCCATGATGGCTGAAACAAAGCGGGACGTATTCTCCTTCTCCTTCCCTATATGATAAATAGCCGAAGCTCGTATGCCTAGCTGAACCAGGCTGATCACGATCATCGGCACAACCATAATGACCGTATATATCCCGAAACCCGCCGGTCCGAGCTGCCTCGACAAGATGATGTTCACTGCCAGCGCACTGGCAATAGCCACCACGTTGCTGCTCATAACGCTCATGATATCGGTGAAAAGACCTTTGCGAGCCATGATCTGTGTTTCGGCAAAAATACCGAATTAATTGGCAATTCTGTATTCTGTATTCTGTATTTGCAATTGGACAATGTGCAATGTAATATTGTCAATGCATTGTAAATAGCAAATTTCCAATTGCATATCCTATTGACAATACAGAATACAGAATACAGAATTCAGAATTACCAATTATTCCCTTTCTTTGCAGTGACAATATAACAAGCATGCTTTTCAACTCTCTGGAGTACCTTATCTTTTTCCCCATTGTGGTGGCGTTGTATTATGCCCTTAACCACAAATGGAGATGGCTGCTGTTGCTTGCTGCCAGCTACTTTTTTTATATGTCGTGGAAAGCAGAGTACGTGATCCTGATCATGGTTTCCACCCTGGTTGATTACTGGGCAGGACTGCAAATGGGAAAGGCCGGGTCGAGGAAGAAGAAAAAACCTTACCTGGTATTCAGCATCATCGTAAATCTCGGTATCCTGGCGGGGTTTAAATACTTAAACTTCTTCAGTGATAATGTGAATGTGCTTTTAGGCGACCTGAACATCTTTTACAGGATACCCGAACTGAAGGTACTTCTGCCGGTTGGTATCTCTTTTTATACTTTCCAGACCCTTTCCTATTCAATCGATATATACCGGGGTATCACCAGGCCGGAGAAACATCTGGGCCGCTTCGCACTGTATGTTTCATACTTCCCGCAACTGGTGGCCGGACCCATAGAGCGTTCCACCAACCTGCTTCCACAACTTCATGAGAATAAACCATTCAACCCGCAAAATCTTATCAGCGGTTCAAAGCTCATGCTCTGGGGCTTTTTCAAGAAGATCGTCATAGCCGACCGCATCGGGATCTATGTCACAAGCATCTATGCCAACCCTGGTGAACATACCGGGCTGCCGGTCATCCTTGCAACCGTGCTTTTCGCTATCCAGCTCTATTGCGACTTTTCAGCCTATACCGATATCGCCCGCGGAACCGCACGCCTCATGGGTATCGAACTGATGAAGAACTTCAACCGGCCGCTGATCGCTAAATCGCTTACCGATTTCTGGAACCGATGGCATATCTCCCTTACAACATGGTTCAGGGATTACCTTTACTTCTCTCTTCCTGATAAAGTCGGCAACAAAGTCAGGGTTTGGAGACTGCAGCTAAACATCATCATCACCTTCCTGCTGATGGGTTTGTGGCATGGTGCCAACTGGACCTTTATCGTATTCGGGCTCATCCACGGAGTTCTGCTGGTGGCCGACGACCTTACCAAAGAACCCAGGAAAGTCTTTTTCCATCGCATGGGATTAACAAAAGCTCCATTTATCCTGAATTCCCTCAGCATCCTGATTACATTTTCCATC
Protein-coding regions in this window:
- a CDS encoding MBOAT family protein, which codes for MLFNSLEYLIFFPIVVALYYALNHKWRWLLLLAASYFFYMSWKAEYVILIMVSTLVDYWAGLQMGKAGSRKKKKPYLVFSIIVNLGILAGFKYLNFFSDNVNVLLGDLNIFYRIPELKVLLPVGISFYTFQTLSYSIDIYRGITRPEKHLGRFALYVSYFPQLVAGPIERSTNLLPQLHENKPFNPQNLISGSKLMLWGFFKKIVIADRIGIYVTSIYANPGEHTGLPVILATVLFAIQLYCDFSAYTDIARGTARLMGIELMKNFNRPLIAKSLTDFWNRWHISLTTWFRDYLYFSLPDKVGNKVRVWRLQLNIIITFLLMGLWHGANWTFIVFGLIHGVLLVADDLTKEPRKVFFHRMGLTKAPFILNSLSILITFSILVFSVYFFRASSLQESFLMIKNSFIFDNFSRSLVDILKDNEIMFAILQIVLLLWAEWYHSRNNLVKVIAAKPIWLRWSIYIGFIFYVLIFGIINQQQQFIYFQF
- a CDS encoding flippase produces the protein MARKGLFTDIMSVMSSNVVAIASALAVNIILSRQLGPAGFGIYTVIMVVPMIVISLVQLGIRASAIYHIGKEKENTSRFVSAIMAVLLISSFAGMLISGGTFFFMGREEHGTAIILTVMFIIPAHLAALFSGGIFLGQEQIRRANIIRWLPVLLDLILVVVFVYFLKWKVQGALLALLIAYAAVSSWAIITVNREHPAGIRFDLPVIKRIVGKGIVFAMAFFIIQLNYRIDILILESLTTAQEVGYYSLGVSIGEVLWQLPLAIGIVLMSRTANAEDQDEMNITTAKLLRLSFLAALLASIVLFLLAPVLVPLIWGKEFLPSVPLLQYILPGILFFSVFRIIGSRLSGIGKPEIAIYVFAPALVLNVILNYWWIPLYGAMGAVMATNASYILGSVAFLIVYSNVVGMPVREIVKYRISDFRFFTRDYTD
- a CDS encoding SDR family oxidoreductase, encoding MNAFDLTGKIILITGASSGLGRQCAITISRYGGTVIATGRNPEKLQKTFDSLEGDRHLQIAADLTKQEDIDKLTEQLPVLNGVIYSTGISDLNPARFVTQEILKKTFSISFDASVMLTSRLLAKKKLEKNNCSLLFISSISTRYPFVGGAMYISAKAALEGYARTLAVELAPKGIRSNCIAPAFVRTPMLDETATNYSQEAVDKIEAQQLLGLGEPEDVANTAVFFLSDASKWITATNLILGGG
- a CDS encoding GNAT family N-acetyltransferase; translation: MQLHKYDITLSRLTEDDIEMVRQWRNSQQIRQFMEYREEITPEMQKKWFESINDFYNFYFIIEFEGEKIGLINTSKANYDDQSSEGGIFLWDDKYYETFVPVWASLLLLETNLFLFDARKSYIKTLHDNERAKRLNLHLGYELMEGQENEYNQEYKLTRENFIKKARKLIQAASLLSEDRGRDHWIFYNNEDIRSGLYDFMKEKMNREFIKSEEDTPEGKYIYIEPTPF
- a CDS encoding sulfotransferase, with translation MKPGTPFFFIIGRPRSGTTLLRFLFEAHPNVLVPPECPVILSLYKKYQKRKFWKANDIEELVQDILKQRYFETWLITEDRLRERLMECQGANDFWSILETLYLSYQSVFPKEDIRLIGDKNPAYSLYIKRIQQLYPGSKFIYINRDYRDNYLSLIRVNFEVPVVPLVVYRWKFAYRQFRKLQKQNPGRFYYLRYEDLVEDAQEHFARLCSFLDIPYNEEVFDFHRKKQELESAYGNSDELKYIHQSLLNPISAKNIGSWKEKMTEKEIRKADLVAGKAAEEAGYRRQVTSHNFWLAIKLFPLLSYARMMYALMLWGEKLPYGIRNALLELLSIFLKTYWWLNKKKFRKV
- a CDS encoding ketoacyl-ACP synthase III; the encoded protein is MAIFSVPNIRIKGMAAAVPKNEVSNRDYKWIPVKDRESVIKNIGVEKKRHAPKGMTTSDLCFAATEKLLEDLKWDKNDIQALILVTQSGDYIVPATAPILQDRLGLPLTCLALDINLGCSGYVYGLSMIGSLMSNGQITKALLLVGDLSNVTSSYRDKSTYPLFGDSGTVTAIEYDETAPAIPFNLQTDGAGHKAIMIPDGGVRNLFGKRSLEFRKYGKGIYRTRMHVVLDGIEVFNFSLREVVPNIKKTLKYAEKSVDDFDYIIFHQANKLINETLRKMLKVDKEKVPYSIQKYGNTSGASVPLTIISELRDEITSKKLNLVLTAFGIGLSWGTALVELDRIVCPEIVEI